The Candidatus Acetothermia bacterium genome has a segment encoding these proteins:
- a CDS encoding YggS family pyridoxal phosphate-dependent enzyme, with protein MDVARRCEEILRRVPPGVTVVAAAKGRSAAEVREAIRAGIAHIGENYVQAAEGKRRAIPEPATWHMIGPLQRNKARRALDTFDWIQTVDSLPLAEKLEGVLAPRGATLPVLVQVNVGCEPQKAGVLPEAVPEFVQALVRLPHLRVCGLMAVPPAPERPEDSRPHFRAMRRLFEALRAEGIPGVRMEVLSMGMSQDWEIAVEEGATMVRLGTALFGPRP; from the coding sequence ATGGACGTAGCGCGGAGGTGTGAGGAGATCCTGCGGCGGGTCCCCCCTGGGGTGACGGTGGTGGCGGCCGCGAAGGGGCGGAGCGCTGCGGAGGTGCGGGAGGCGATCCGGGCTGGGATCGCCCACATCGGGGAGAACTACGTCCAGGCGGCGGAAGGAAAGCGCCGGGCCATCCCCGAGCCGGCCACGTGGCACATGATCGGCCCCCTTCAGCGCAACAAGGCCCGCCGGGCCCTGGACACCTTCGACTGGATCCAGACCGTGGACTCCCTTCCTCTTGCGGAGAAGCTGGAGGGGGTTCTCGCCCCGCGGGGAGCCACCCTTCCCGTGCTCGTGCAGGTGAACGTGGGCTGCGAGCCCCAGAAGGCAGGGGTCCTGCCCGAGGCGGTGCCCGAGTTCGTGCAGGCCCTGGTCCGTCTCCCCCACCTGCGGGTGTGCGGGCTCATGGCCGTCCCCCCTGCCCCCGAGCGGCCCGAGGACTCCCGTCCCCACTTCCGGGCCATGCGCCGGCTGTTCGAGGCCCTCCGGGCCGAGGGGATCCCTGGGGTGCGGATGGAGGTCCTGTCCATGGGGATGTCCCAGGACTGGGAGATCGCCGTCGAAGAGGGGGCGACCATGGTCCGCCTGGGGACGGCACTCTTTGGCCCGCGCCCTTGA
- a CDS encoding metal ABC transporter substrate-binding protein — MRLAILSVLALAVPLFGQPLAVVATSVVFGDLVQAVGGEEVTVTTLIPAGFCPAHYDLRPSDLLAVARAELVLYHGIEPWLERLLGNVNPGAKVLGLKGAWNTPELLAEKVRAVAQTLTELRPERAEYFAERLERFLSDLSAVAAAILGRAQELGLAEVPAIVMQWQADFAQWLGLTVVATYPPEERLTLRDLSELAAAGRKAGVLLVIDNLQSGTSFGARLAYVLGAVHVVLTNFPGAIPGAGDLVSMLEVNAQAVFAAVQTVRERP; from the coding sequence ATGCGCCTTGCGATTCTCTCGGTCTTAGCCCTCGCCGTTCCCCTCTTCGGCCAACCCCTTGCCGTGGTGGCCACGTCCGTGGTTTTCGGGGACCTGGTCCAGGCCGTGGGCGGTGAGGAGGTCACGGTGACCACCCTCATCCCCGCCGGGTTCTGTCCGGCCCACTACGACCTCAGGCCCAGCGACCTCCTGGCCGTGGCCAGGGCGGAGCTCGTCCTCTACCACGGCATCGAGCCTTGGCTGGAGCGGCTCCTTGGGAACGTGAACCCCGGGGCCAAGGTCCTCGGGCTTAAGGGGGCCTGGAACACTCCCGAACTCCTTGCCGAGAAGGTCCGGGCCGTGGCCCAAACCCTCACCGAGCTCCGCCCCGAGCGAGCCGAGTACTTCGCGGAGCGGCTGGAGAGGTTCCTCTCCGATCTCTCGGCGGTGGCCGCCGCAATCCTCGGCCGGGCCCAGGAGCTCGGTTTAGCCGAGGTCCCGGCGATCGTGATGCAGTGGCAGGCCGACTTCGCTCAGTGGCTTGGGCTCACGGTGGTGGCCACCTACCCCCCTGAGGAAAGGTTGACCTTGCGGGACCTTTCTGAGCTTGCGGCCGCAGGGCGGAAGGCCGGGGTTTTGCTCGTGATCGACAACCTGCAGTCCGGGACTTCTTTTGGGGCCCGCCTCGCTTACGTTCTCGGGGCGGTGCACGTGGTCCTCACCAACTTCCCCGGGGCCATTCCCGGGGCGGGGGATCTCGTATCCATGCTGGAGGTCAACGCCCAAGCCGTGTTCGCCGCGGTGCAAACGGTGCGGGAGCGGCCATGA